In a genomic window of Xenopus laevis strain J_2021 chromosome 5S, Xenopus_laevis_v10.1, whole genome shotgun sequence:
- the ect2.S gene encoding epithelial cell transforming 2 S homeolog isoform X1: MMGDNSMLAQTAGKSLLADSSVFDSKITETSKDNLFAGSADLDEEMPQIETRVVLVEDAGRNEELIKALEEIKVPCIKTDSVEEFVEADTPEFESVFVISDFQKPAYRFLYKADCRVLGPPIILYCAQKGEPLPFTSRPLYCANMLNLVLCFTGFRKKEELVKLVNLVHHMGGTIRKDFSSKVTHLIANSTHGDKFRVAVSLGTPIMRADWIIQAWEKRNELDFSATNEEFKNQFKVSPFQDCILSFLGFSDEDRVGMEEMTEMQGGTFLPVGDEKCTHLVVEENSVKELPFEPPKKLYVVKQEWFWGSIQMDARAGETMYLFEKNDSPALKKSVSLLSLNTPSSNRKKRRLKDTLAQLTRETDLTPFPPRKRPSAEHSLSIGSLLDISNTPESGKSFSDTPKIIKPSKVSAPVPQQSARWQVAMELYQTESNYVDILTTIVQLFQLPLEKEGQLGGPILAQEEIKTIFGSIPDILDVHTNIKGHLEKLMIDWADSKSVGEIILTYSKDLVKIYPPFVNFFEMSKETIIKCEKQKPRFHAFLKINQSKPECGRQTLVELLIRPVQRLPSVALLLNDLKKHTADDNPDKLMLEKAIDSLKEVMTHINEDKRKTEGQKQIFDVVYEVDGCPANLLSSHRMLVQRVETVALGEDLCDRGEQVTLFLFNDCLEIARKRHKVIGAFKSPHGQTRPPACLKHIYLMPLSQIKKVLDVKETEECHNAFALVVRPPTEQTNQLFSFQLTTEELPKVDWLRMLCRHVANTICKADAENLIYSTDPDSLEVSTKDVDSTLSRASRAIKKTSKKVTRAFSFTKTPKRAIQRALMVQNADGRSPGTSSEGFASCRMPSTTSLAISRSSSTFSINGPSKIPSVQRSNSLDGSPRSRPVLCPGSPSSPMAHSLRGTANQSSPPLSPFIGKFCKTLVVPQNRTSGCTGQSQQSDESPCVKKSLSMKRETAL, encoded by the exons ATGATGGGTGACAACAGCATGCTGGCACAGACTGCAGGAAAGAGTCTCCTAGCTGACTCCTCCGTGTTTGACTCTAAAATTACAGAGACCTCCAAAGATAACCTGTTTGCTGGCTCTGCAGATCTTGATG AAGAAATGCCACAGATTGAAACTAGAGTGGTTTTAGTTGAAGACGCTGGAAGAAATGAAGAGTTGATAAAGGCCCTTGag GAAATCAAGGTACCCTGCATCAAAACAGATTCCGTTGAAGAATTTGTAGAAGCTGACACCCCAGAGTTCGAGTCAGTGTTTGTCATATCAGACTTTCAGAAACCTGCGTATCGATTCCTTTACAAAGCTGACTGCAGAGTGCTTGGCCCCCCTATCATATTATATTGTGCGCAGAAAGGAGAG CCTTTGCCTTTTACATCCCGACCCCTCTACTGTGCAAATATGCTAAATCTAGTATTGTGCTTCACTGGttttagaaagaaagaagaatTG gtAAAACTAGTAAACTTGGTTCACCACATGGGAGGTACGATAAGGAAAGACTTCAGCTCAAAGGTTACCCATCTTATAGCCAATTCAACTCATGGAGATAAATTTAGG GTTGCAGTTAGTCTTGGAACTCCTATAATGAGGGCTGACTGGATTATCCAAGCTTGGGAGAAAAGGAATGAACT TGATTTCAGTGCAACAAATGAAGAGTTCAAAAATCAGTTTAAGGTTTCTCCATTCCAAGACTGCATATTAAGTTTTCTGGGGTTTTCCGATGAAGACCGAGTCGGCATGGAAGAAATGACTGAAATGCAAG GGGGGACATTTTTGCCTGTTGGAGATGAAAAATGCACTCATCTTGTGGTTGAGGAAAATTCTGTAAAAGAGTTGCCATTTGAACCTCCTAAGAAGCTGTATGTGGTGAAGCAAGAG TGGTTTTGGGGAAGTATCCAAATGGATGCCAGAGCAGGAGAAACGATGTATCTGTTTGAAAag AATGATAGTCCAGCTCTCAAAAAATCTGTCTCTCTGCTCTCCTTGAACACACCAAGCAGCAATCGTAAGAAACGTCGCTTAAAAGATACTCTTGCTCAGTTAACCAGGGAGACGGACCTCACTCCTTTTCCTCCTCGAAAACGTCCATCAGCCGAACATTCCCTTTCTATTGGATCTCTGCTAGATATTTCAAACACACCCGAGTCAGGGAAATCTTTTTCAG ATACACCGAAAATTATAAAGCCTTCAAAAGTATCCGCTCCTGTACCCCAGCAATCTGCAAGGTGGCAAGTTGCTATGGAACTGTATCAGACTGAGAGTAATTATGTTGATATTTTAACTACAATTGTACAG CTTTTTCAACTTCCATTGGAGAAAGAGGGGCAGCTAGGAGGCCCAATTCTTGCTCAAGAAGAAATCAAAACGATTTTTGGCAGTATCCCAGATATTCTTGATGTTCACACTAACATAAAG GGTCACCTGGAAAAACTTATGATTGACTGGGCTGACAGCAAAAGTGTTGGGGAAATTATCCTCACCTAT TCTAAAGATCTAGTGAAAATCTATCCACCTTTCGTCAACTTCTTTGAAATGAGCAAGGAAACTATTATAAAGTGTGAAAAACAGAAGCCTAGATTCCACGCTTTTCTAAAG ATCAACCAATCGAAGCCTGAATGTGGACGACAAACTTTAGTTGAGTTGCTCATTAGACCCGTTCAACGGTTACCAAGCGTTGCTCTTCTTCTGAATG ATCTTAAAAAGCACACGGCTGATGATAATCCAGACAAATTGATGTTGGAGAAAGCAATTGATTCATTAAAAGAAGTCATGAC GCACATTAATGAAGATAAAAGGAAGACTGAAGGGCAGAAGCAGATTTTCGATGTTGTCTATGAAGTTGATGGATGTCCT GCAAATCTATTATCTTCCCACAGAATGTTAGTGCAGCGTGTGGAAACAGTTGCACTTGGTGAAGATCTTTGTGATCGAGGAGAGCAAGTTACACTTTTCCTGTTTAATGACTGCCTTGAG ATTGCAAGGAAGCGGCATAAGGTTATAGGTGCATTCAAGAGCCCTCATGGGCAAACCAGACCTCCTGCATGCTTGAAACACATATACTTAATGCCTCTTTCACAGATTAAAAAAGTTCTTGACGTCAAAGAAACTGAAG AGTGCCATAATGCATTTGCATTGGTAGTGCGACCTCCAACAGAACAGACAAACCAGTTATTTAGTTTCCAGCTGACAACAGAGGAGCTTCCTAAAGTGGATTGGCTGAGGATGCTGTGCCGGCATGTAGCCAACACCATTTGTAAAGCAGATGCT GAAAATCTGATTTATTCTACTGATCCCGATTCACTGGAAGTGAGCACAAAGGATGTGGACAGTACATTGAGTAGAGCATCAAGGGCCATAAAGAAAACTTCTAAGAAA GTTACAAGAGCCTTTTCGTTCACCAAAACTCCCAAGAGAGCTATTCAGAGGGCTCTCATGGTACAAAATGCCGATGGCCGAAGCCCTGGCACAAGCAGTGAAGGTTTTGCAAGCTGCCGTATGCCAAGCACCACATCTCTTGCA ATATCTCGTTCCTCCTCTACCTTCAGCATTAATGGACCAAGCAAAATCCCTAGTGTTCAGCGATCCAATTCTCTTGACGGGAGCCCTAGATCCCGTCCTGTTCTTTGCCCAGGCTCCCCTAGCAGCCCCATGGCTCATTCTCTAAGAGGGACAGCCAATCAGTCCAGCCCTCCATTATCTCCTTTCATTGGGAAGTTTTGCAAAACCCTAGTTGTTCCACAAAATAGAACATCAGGGTGTACAGGCCAGAGTCAACAAAGCGACGAATCTCCCTGCGTCAAGAAATCATTGAGCATGAAAAGGGAGACTGCGCTCTGA
- the ect2.S gene encoding epithelial cell transforming 2 S homeolog (The RefSeq protein has 1 substitution compared to this genomic sequence), giving the protein MGDNSMLAQTAGKSLLADSSVFDSKITETSKDNLFAGSADLDEEMPQIETRVVLVEDAGRNEELIKALETVKVMEVPVIKIKENCPEKSRESFIKSIVNMEIKVPCIKTDSVEEFVEADTPEFESVFVISDFQKPAYRFLYKADCRVLGPPIILYCAQKGEPLPFTSRPLYCANMLNLVLCFTGFRKKEELVKLVNLVHHMGGTIRKDFSSKVTHLIANSTHGDKFRVAVSLGTPIMRADWIIQAWEKRNELDFSATNEEFKNQFKVSPFQDCILSFLGFSDEDRVGMEEMTEMQGGTFLPVGDEKCTHLVVEENSVKELPFEPPKKLYVVKQEWFWGSIQMDARAGETMYLFEKNDSPALKKSVSLLSLNTPSSNRKKRRLKDTLAQLTRETDLTPFPPRKRPSAEHSLSIGSLLDISNTPESGKSFSDTPKIIKPSKVSAPVPQQSARWQVAMELYQTESNYVDILTTIVQLFQLPLEKEGQLGGPILAQEEIKTIFGSIPDILDVHTNIKGHLEKLMIDWADSKSVGEIILTYSKDLVKIYPPFVNFFEMSKETIIKCEKQKPRFHAFLKINQSKPECGRQTLVELLIRPVQRLPSVALLLNDLKKHTADDNPDKLMLEKAIDSLKEVMTHINEDKRKTEGQKQIFDVVYEVDGCPANLLSSHRMLVQRVETVALGEDLCDRGEQVTLFLFNDCLEIARKRHKVIGAFKSPHGQTRPPACLKHIYLMPLSQIKKVLDVKETEECHNAFALVVRPPTEQTNQLFSFQLTTEELPKVDWLRMLCRHVANTICKADAENLIYSTDPDSLEVSTKDVDSTLSRASRAIKKTSKKVTRAFSFTKTPKRAIQRALMVQNADGRSPGTSSEGFASCRMPSTTSLAISRSSSTFSINGPSKIPSVQRSNSLDGSPRSRPVLCPGSPSSPMAHSLRGTANQSSPPLSPFIGKFCKTLVVPQNRTSGCTGQSQQSAESPCVKKSLSMKRETAL; this is encoded by the exons ATGGGTGACAACAGCATGCTGGCACAGACTGCAGGAAAGAGTCTCCTAGCTGACTCCTCCGTGTTTGACTCTAAAATTACAGAGACCTCCAAAGATAACCTGTTTGCTGGCTCTGCAGATCTTGATG AAGAAATGCCACAGATTGAAACTAGAGTGGTTTTAGTTGAAGACGCTGGAAGAAATGAAGAGTTGATAAAGGCCCTTGag ACAGTAAAAGTAATGGAAGTTCCAGTTATAAAGATAAAGGAAAACTGTCCTGAAAAATCCagggaatcatttataaaaagtatTGTTAATATG GAAATCAAGGTACCCTGCATCAAAACAGATTCCGTTGAAGAATTTGTAGAAGCTGACACCCCAGAGTTCGAGTCAGTGTTTGTCATATCAGACTTTCAGAAACCTGCGTATCGATTCCTTTACAAAGCTGACTGCAGAGTGCTTGGCCCCCCTATCATATTATATTGTGCGCAGAAAGGAGAG CCTTTGCCTTTTACATCCCGACCCCTCTACTGTGCAAATATGCTAAATCTAGTATTGTGCTTCACTGGttttagaaagaaagaagaatTG gtAAAACTAGTAAACTTGGTTCACCACATGGGAGGTACGATAAGGAAAGACTTCAGCTCAAAGGTTACCCATCTTATAGCCAATTCAACTCATGGAGATAAATTTAGG GTTGCAGTTAGTCTTGGAACTCCTATAATGAGGGCTGACTGGATTATCCAAGCTTGGGAGAAAAGGAATGAACT TGATTTCAGTGCAACAAATGAAGAGTTCAAAAATCAGTTTAAGGTTTCTCCATTCCAAGACTGCATATTAAGTTTTCTGGGGTTTTCCGATGAAGACCGAGTCGGCATGGAAGAAATGACTGAAATGCAAG GGGGGACATTTTTGCCTGTTGGAGATGAAAAATGCACTCATCTTGTGGTTGAGGAAAATTCTGTAAAAGAGTTGCCATTTGAACCTCCTAAGAAGCTGTATGTGGTGAAGCAAGAG TGGTTTTGGGGAAGTATCCAAATGGATGCCAGAGCAGGAGAAACGATGTATCTGTTTGAAAag AATGATAGTCCAGCTCTCAAAAAATCTGTCTCTCTGCTCTCCTTGAACACACCAAGCAGCAATCGTAAGAAACGTCGCTTAAAAGATACTCTTGCTCAGTTAACCAGGGAGACGGACCTCACTCCTTTTCCTCCTCGAAAACGTCCATCAGCCGAACATTCCCTTTCTATTGGATCTCTGCTAGATATTTCAAACACACCCGAGTCAGGGAAATCTTTTTCAG ATACACCGAAAATTATAAAGCCTTCAAAAGTATCCGCTCCTGTACCCCAGCAATCTGCAAGGTGGCAAGTTGCTATGGAACTGTATCAGACTGAGAGTAATTATGTTGATATTTTAACTACAATTGTACAG CTTTTTCAACTTCCATTGGAGAAAGAGGGGCAGCTAGGAGGCCCAATTCTTGCTCAAGAAGAAATCAAAACGATTTTTGGCAGTATCCCAGATATTCTTGATGTTCACACTAACATAAAG GGTCACCTGGAAAAACTTATGATTGACTGGGCTGACAGCAAAAGTGTTGGGGAAATTATCCTCACCTAT TCTAAAGATCTAGTGAAAATCTATCCACCTTTCGTCAACTTCTTTGAAATGAGCAAGGAAACTATTATAAAGTGTGAAAAACAGAAGCCTAGATTCCACGCTTTTCTAAAG ATCAACCAATCGAAGCCTGAATGTGGACGACAAACTTTAGTTGAGTTGCTCATTAGACCCGTTCAACGGTTACCAAGCGTTGCTCTTCTTCTGAATG ATCTTAAAAAGCACACGGCTGATGATAATCCAGACAAATTGATGTTGGAGAAAGCAATTGATTCATTAAAAGAAGTCATGAC GCACATTAATGAAGATAAAAGGAAGACTGAAGGGCAGAAGCAGATTTTCGATGTTGTCTATGAAGTTGATGGATGTCCT GCAAATCTATTATCTTCCCACAGAATGTTAGTGCAGCGTGTGGAAACAGTTGCACTTGGTGAAGATCTTTGTGATCGAGGAGAGCAAGTTACACTTTTCCTGTTTAATGACTGCCTTGAG ATTGCAAGGAAGCGGCATAAGGTTATAGGTGCATTCAAGAGCCCTCATGGGCAAACCAGACCTCCTGCATGCTTGAAACACATATACTTAATGCCTCTTTCACAGATTAAAAAAGTTCTTGACGTCAAAGAAACTGAAG AGTGCCATAATGCATTTGCATTGGTAGTGCGACCTCCAACAGAACAGACAAACCAGTTATTTAGTTTCCAGCTGACAACAGAGGAGCTTCCTAAAGTGGATTGGCTGAGGATGCTGTGCCGGCATGTAGCCAACACCATTTGTAAAGCAGATGCT GAAAATCTGATTTATTCTACTGATCCCGATTCACTGGAAGTGAGCACAAAGGATGTGGACAGTACATTGAGTAGAGCATCAAGGGCCATAAAGAAAACTTCTAAGAAA GTTACAAGAGCCTTTTCGTTCACCAAAACTCCCAAGAGAGCTATTCAGAGGGCTCTCATGGTACAAAATGCCGATGGCCGAAGCCCTGGCACAAGCAGTGAAGGTTTTGCAAGCTGCCGTATGCCAAGCACCACATCTCTTGCA ATATCTCGTTCCTCCTCTACCTTCAGCATTAATGGACCAAGCAAAATCCCTAGTGTTCAGCGATCCAATTCTCTTGACGGGAGCCCTAGATCCCGTCCTGTTCTTTGCCCAGGCTCCCCTAGCAGCCCCATGGCTCATTCTCTAAGAGGGACAGCCAATCAGTCCAGCCCTCCATTATCTCCTTTCATTGGGAAGTTTTGCAAAACCCTAGTTGTTCCACAAAATAGAACATCAGGGTGTACAGGCCAGAGTCAACAAAGCGACGAATCTCCCTGCGTCAAGAAATCATTGAGCATGAAAAGGGAGACTGCGCTCTGA
- the ect2.S gene encoding epithelial cell transforming 2 S homeolog isoform X2 produces the protein MMGDNSMLAQTAGKSLLADSSVFDSKITETSKDNLFAGSADLDEEMPQIETRVVLVEDAGRNEELIKALETVKVMEVPVIKIKENCPEKSRESFIKSIVNMEIKVPCIKTDSVEEFVEADTPEFESVFVISDFQKPAYRFLYKADCRVLGPPIILYCAQKGEPLPFTSRPLYCANMLNLVLCFTGFRKKEELVKLVNLVHHMGGTIRKDFSSKVTHLIANSTHGDKFRVAVSLGTPIMRADWIIQAWEKRNELDFSATNEEFKNQFKVSPFQDCILSFLGFSDEDRVGMEEMTEMQGGTFLPVGDEKCTHLVVEENSVKELPFEPPKKLYVVKQEWFWGSIQMDARAGETMYLFEKNDSPALKKSVSLLSLNTPSSNRKKRRLKDTLAQLTRETDLTPFPPRKRPSAEHSLSIGSLLDISNTPESGKSFSDTPKIIKPSKVSAPVPQQSARWQVAMELYQTESNYVDILTTIVQLFQLPLEKEGQLGGPILAQEEIKTIFGSIPDILDVHTNIKGHLEKLMIDWADSKSVGEIILTYSKDLVKIYPPFVNFFEMSKETIIKCEKQKPRFHAFLKINQSKPECGRQTLVELLIRPVQRLPSVALLLNDLKKHTADDNPDKLMLEKAIDSLKEVMTHINEDKRKTEGQKQIFDVVYEVDGCPANLLSSHRMLVQRVETVALGEDLCDRGEQVTLFLFNDCLEIARKRHKVIGAFKSPHGQTRPPACLKHIYLMPLSQIKKVLDVKETEECHNAFALVVRPPTEQTNQLFSFQLTTEELPKVDWLRMLCRHVANTICKADAENLIYSTDPDSLEVSTKDVDSTLSRASRAIKKTSKKVTRAFSFTKTPKRAIQRALMVQNADGRSPGTSSEGFASCRMPSTTSLAAVPSPSLVNLSSLFERKYHTFSRSTTHLI, from the exons ATGATGGGTGACAACAGCATGCTGGCACAGACTGCAGGAAAGAGTCTCCTAGCTGACTCCTCCGTGTTTGACTCTAAAATTACAGAGACCTCCAAAGATAACCTGTTTGCTGGCTCTGCAGATCTTGATG AAGAAATGCCACAGATTGAAACTAGAGTGGTTTTAGTTGAAGACGCTGGAAGAAATGAAGAGTTGATAAAGGCCCTTGag ACAGTAAAAGTAATGGAAGTTCCAGTTATAAAGATAAAGGAAAACTGTCCTGAAAAATCCagggaatcatttataaaaagtatTGTTAATATG GAAATCAAGGTACCCTGCATCAAAACAGATTCCGTTGAAGAATTTGTAGAAGCTGACACCCCAGAGTTCGAGTCAGTGTTTGTCATATCAGACTTTCAGAAACCTGCGTATCGATTCCTTTACAAAGCTGACTGCAGAGTGCTTGGCCCCCCTATCATATTATATTGTGCGCAGAAAGGAGAG CCTTTGCCTTTTACATCCCGACCCCTCTACTGTGCAAATATGCTAAATCTAGTATTGTGCTTCACTGGttttagaaagaaagaagaatTG gtAAAACTAGTAAACTTGGTTCACCACATGGGAGGTACGATAAGGAAAGACTTCAGCTCAAAGGTTACCCATCTTATAGCCAATTCAACTCATGGAGATAAATTTAGG GTTGCAGTTAGTCTTGGAACTCCTATAATGAGGGCTGACTGGATTATCCAAGCTTGGGAGAAAAGGAATGAACT TGATTTCAGTGCAACAAATGAAGAGTTCAAAAATCAGTTTAAGGTTTCTCCATTCCAAGACTGCATATTAAGTTTTCTGGGGTTTTCCGATGAAGACCGAGTCGGCATGGAAGAAATGACTGAAATGCAAG GGGGGACATTTTTGCCTGTTGGAGATGAAAAATGCACTCATCTTGTGGTTGAGGAAAATTCTGTAAAAGAGTTGCCATTTGAACCTCCTAAGAAGCTGTATGTGGTGAAGCAAGAG TGGTTTTGGGGAAGTATCCAAATGGATGCCAGAGCAGGAGAAACGATGTATCTGTTTGAAAag AATGATAGTCCAGCTCTCAAAAAATCTGTCTCTCTGCTCTCCTTGAACACACCAAGCAGCAATCGTAAGAAACGTCGCTTAAAAGATACTCTTGCTCAGTTAACCAGGGAGACGGACCTCACTCCTTTTCCTCCTCGAAAACGTCCATCAGCCGAACATTCCCTTTCTATTGGATCTCTGCTAGATATTTCAAACACACCCGAGTCAGGGAAATCTTTTTCAG ATACACCGAAAATTATAAAGCCTTCAAAAGTATCCGCTCCTGTACCCCAGCAATCTGCAAGGTGGCAAGTTGCTATGGAACTGTATCAGACTGAGAGTAATTATGTTGATATTTTAACTACAATTGTACAG CTTTTTCAACTTCCATTGGAGAAAGAGGGGCAGCTAGGAGGCCCAATTCTTGCTCAAGAAGAAATCAAAACGATTTTTGGCAGTATCCCAGATATTCTTGATGTTCACACTAACATAAAG GGTCACCTGGAAAAACTTATGATTGACTGGGCTGACAGCAAAAGTGTTGGGGAAATTATCCTCACCTAT TCTAAAGATCTAGTGAAAATCTATCCACCTTTCGTCAACTTCTTTGAAATGAGCAAGGAAACTATTATAAAGTGTGAAAAACAGAAGCCTAGATTCCACGCTTTTCTAAAG ATCAACCAATCGAAGCCTGAATGTGGACGACAAACTTTAGTTGAGTTGCTCATTAGACCCGTTCAACGGTTACCAAGCGTTGCTCTTCTTCTGAATG ATCTTAAAAAGCACACGGCTGATGATAATCCAGACAAATTGATGTTGGAGAAAGCAATTGATTCATTAAAAGAAGTCATGAC GCACATTAATGAAGATAAAAGGAAGACTGAAGGGCAGAAGCAGATTTTCGATGTTGTCTATGAAGTTGATGGATGTCCT GCAAATCTATTATCTTCCCACAGAATGTTAGTGCAGCGTGTGGAAACAGTTGCACTTGGTGAAGATCTTTGTGATCGAGGAGAGCAAGTTACACTTTTCCTGTTTAATGACTGCCTTGAG ATTGCAAGGAAGCGGCATAAGGTTATAGGTGCATTCAAGAGCCCTCATGGGCAAACCAGACCTCCTGCATGCTTGAAACACATATACTTAATGCCTCTTTCACAGATTAAAAAAGTTCTTGACGTCAAAGAAACTGAAG AGTGCCATAATGCATTTGCATTGGTAGTGCGACCTCCAACAGAACAGACAAACCAGTTATTTAGTTTCCAGCTGACAACAGAGGAGCTTCCTAAAGTGGATTGGCTGAGGATGCTGTGCCGGCATGTAGCCAACACCATTTGTAAAGCAGATGCT GAAAATCTGATTTATTCTACTGATCCCGATTCACTGGAAGTGAGCACAAAGGATGTGGACAGTACATTGAGTAGAGCATCAAGGGCCATAAAGAAAACTTCTAAGAAA GTTACAAGAGCCTTTTCGTTCACCAAAACTCCCAAGAGAGCTATTCAGAGGGCTCTCATGGTACAAAATGCCGATGGCCGAAGCCCTGGCACAAGCAGTGAAGGTTTTGCAAGCTGCCGTATGCCAAGCACCACATCTCTTGCA